One genomic window of Ruminococcus gauvreauii includes the following:
- a CDS encoding sensor histidine kinase yields MRRNTGGKRLSWVARTTLILICVILIPFLALTVILTNMAMNNMQEQTETLVEYKLEESSVFLENQLDNIYDILYHMVTDKQLLRSCDAMYNQHDVELAKSNMRERFLSFVQMDNYLISATYIGMHDEFYTYETYNAAQGESVWADDTFRTYILQNSLDQYEMQFVPVNFEKKIGNIGPRIYYITITLRDYVADEDIGVLALGLNQNFFECLEKGSKWDALFDGTIGVIDSSGHIIYSNDESAIDCQYDEWMEEKNDTAKNTLINTRELSTMPWHLCSVIDRKLVMNDIDRFMLLVIGLLVISMVLSVAGGYMVSRYFTKNLKMLAAGLKQFGEGKIGMQLPSAIEDEFYPVVVQFNEMSTSIQHLLEERKLQEEKTIDAIGRQRKAELRAVEMQINPHFLYNTLDAINWIAIENEQYKISEMLSSLASIFRYSISHIDMVVPVWAEAEWLEKYLFLQQQRFNSSFSYRITIPQEVEDLLLRKMILQPIVENAIIHGVAGVKEGHIEITFSLEGEILTIQVIDNGVGIDHTDDGGQKNDGRSHIGIGNVRDRLKSYYDTRASIQFEKNPGGGTIVTLKIPAIREET; encoded by the coding sequence ATGCGCAGGAATACAGGCGGGAAAAGATTAAGCTGGGTTGCCAGAACTACTTTGATTCTGATATGTGTGATTTTGATTCCATTTCTTGCTCTGACAGTCATATTGACAAATATGGCGATGAATAACATGCAGGAGCAGACAGAAACACTGGTGGAGTATAAGCTGGAAGAGAGCTCAGTGTTTCTGGAAAACCAGCTGGATAATATCTACGACATTTTGTATCATATGGTGACGGACAAACAGCTGCTCCGCAGCTGTGATGCGATGTATAATCAGCATGATGTGGAGCTGGCGAAAAGTAATATGCGGGAACGCTTCTTATCCTTTGTCCAGATGGACAACTATCTGATAAGCGCCACGTATATCGGAATGCACGATGAGTTCTATACATACGAGACTTACAATGCGGCGCAGGGAGAATCTGTATGGGCGGATGATACGTTCAGGACCTATATTTTACAGAACAGCCTGGACCAGTATGAAATGCAGTTTGTACCGGTGAATTTTGAAAAAAAGATCGGAAATATAGGGCCCCGCATCTATTATATCACGATCACCCTGCGTGACTATGTGGCGGATGAAGACATCGGCGTACTGGCACTGGGACTCAACCAGAACTTTTTTGAATGCCTGGAAAAAGGAAGCAAGTGGGATGCACTGTTCGACGGGACGATAGGAGTCATCGATTCAAGCGGGCATATCATATATTCCAACGACGAATCGGCCATAGATTGTCAGTATGATGAGTGGATGGAGGAAAAGAATGACACGGCGAAGAACACCTTGATCAATACGAGGGAGTTGTCGACCATGCCATGGCATCTCTGTTCCGTGATCGACCGAAAGCTTGTAATGAATGACATCGACCGATTTATGCTGCTTGTAATCGGTCTGCTGGTGATCAGCATGGTGCTCTCTGTAGCGGGAGGCTATATGGTCAGCCGCTATTTTACAAAGAATCTGAAAATGCTGGCAGCCGGACTGAAGCAGTTTGGGGAAGGCAAGATCGGAATGCAGCTGCCGTCGGCCATCGAAGACGAATTTTATCCGGTTGTTGTTCAGTTTAACGAGATGAGTACGAGCATCCAGCATCTGCTGGAAGAGCGGAAACTGCAGGAAGAAAAGACGATTGATGCAATCGGAAGGCAGAGGAAAGCGGAGCTGCGTGCGGTCGAAATGCAGATCAATCCCCACTTTCTGTATAATACACTGGATGCGATCAACTGGATCGCAATCGAGAATGAACAGTATAAGATCAGCGAGATGCTGTCCAGCCTGGCCAGTATTTTCCGATACAGCATCTCCCATATTGACATGGTGGTTCCTGTATGGGCTGAGGCGGAATGGCTGGAAAAGTATTTATTTTTGCAGCAGCAGCGGTTTAACAGCAGCTTTTCATACAGGATTACGATACCGCAGGAGGTGGAAGACCTGCTGCTCAGAAAAATGATTCTGCAGCCGATCGTGGAGAATGCGATCATTCATGGCGTTGCCGGTGTGAAGGAAGGCCATATCGAGATCACATTCTCTCTGGAAGGAGAAATTTTGACGATTCAGGTTATTGACAATGGCGTTGGAATCGATCACACAGATGACGGGGGACAGAAAAATGACGGCAGATCCCATATCGGAATAGGAAATGTCAGGGACAGGCTTAAAAGTTATTACGATACCCGTGCCAGTATACAATTTGAAAAAAATCCGGGCGGGGGTACGATTGTTACGCTTAAGATTCCGGCGATTCGGGAGGAAACATAA
- a CDS encoding response regulator transcription factor, with translation MISAIVVEDEYRARTGLVKMIENLGEHYRVLGSAENGYEGMLLARDLKPDVIFADIQMPRVSGLDMIRNLQGTGKDYRFVIISGYADFEYAQQGIRLGVIDYLLKPITISAMRELLEKIEREISEPGDSVEEETEEVSYTPMIREIVSEMKKHYGEKLTLEEFAHTYAVTPEYLSSLFSRQIGCTFVRYLKEIRMAHAKELLCTSKKKIYEIAFEVGYPDVKYFCRIFKNTTGISPKEYVRQCHK, from the coding sequence ATGATAAGCGCTATTGTGGTGGAAGATGAGTACAGAGCACGTACCGGATTGGTGAAAATGATCGAGAATCTGGGGGAGCATTACAGGGTGCTGGGGAGTGCCGAAAACGGGTATGAGGGCATGCTGCTCGCACGGGATTTAAAACCGGATGTAATCTTTGCTGATATTCAGATGCCCAGGGTCAGCGGACTGGATATGATCCGGAATCTGCAGGGCACCGGTAAAGATTATCGTTTCGTTATCATTTCGGGTTACGCAGATTTTGAATATGCACAACAGGGAATCAGGCTTGGCGTCATCGATTATCTGCTGAAGCCAATAACCATCTCTGCGATGAGAGAACTGCTGGAAAAGATAGAGAGGGAAATCAGCGAACCGGGTGACAGTGTGGAGGAGGAGACAGAAGAAGTATCGTATACGCCGATGATCCGGGAGATTGTCAGTGAGATGAAAAAACATTACGGGGAAAAGCTGACCCTGGAAGAATTCGCACATACTTATGCGGTCACGCCGGAGTATCTAAGCTCCCTGTTTTCCAGGCAGATCGGATGTACCTTTGTTCGATATCTGAAAGAAATACGTATGGCACATGCAAAAGAGCTGTTGTGCACCAGTAAAAAGAAAATATATGAAATCGCATTTGAAGTGGGATATCCGGACGTGAAGTATTTTTGCCGTATATTTAAAAATACAACCGGCATATCTCCAAAAGAATATGTAAGGCAATGTCATAAATAG
- a CDS encoding ABC transporter ATP-binding protein, with amino-acid sequence MAGITFKHVKKVYPGNVAVVPDLNLEIKDKEFIVLVGPSGCGKSTTLRMIAGLEEITDGELYIGDRVVNNVPPKNRDIAMVFQNYALYPHMTVYKNIAFGLKLRKTPKEEIDQKVHEVAKILDLEPLLNRKPKALSGGQRQRVALGRAMVRKPSVFLLDEPLSNLDAKLRTSMRSEISKLHKRLDTTFVYVTHDQTEAMTMGDRICVMKDGIIQQFDIPQVLYSAPCNLFVAGFIGSPQMNFMEAQVAEENGKLYAKFAGTALPMTREKSEKLQEYIGKTVILGIRPEDFLPAGGKEAGTITAYVDLVEPMGAEMNLYLQCNEKKMVVRMPGEYQVKEETECTLAVKADKIHVFDKDTQLAICH; translated from the coding sequence ATGGCAGGTATAACATTTAAACACGTGAAAAAAGTGTATCCGGGTAACGTGGCGGTTGTCCCGGATCTGAATCTGGAGATTAAAGACAAGGAGTTTATCGTGCTTGTCGGGCCGTCAGGATGCGGAAAGTCGACAACACTGCGGATGATCGCAGGGCTGGAGGAGATCACAGACGGCGAGCTGTATATCGGTGACCGCGTGGTGAATAACGTTCCGCCGAAGAACAGGGATATCGCGATGGTATTTCAGAATTATGCGCTGTATCCGCACATGACGGTATATAAAAATATTGCTTTTGGTCTGAAACTGAGGAAGACACCAAAAGAGGAGATTGATCAGAAAGTACATGAAGTGGCTAAGATTCTGGATCTGGAGCCGTTGCTGAACCGTAAGCCGAAAGCACTCTCGGGCGGACAGCGGCAGAGGGTAGCACTGGGGCGCGCAATGGTTCGCAAGCCTTCTGTATTTTTGCTGGATGAACCGCTTTCAAACCTGGATGCAAAATTGCGTACTTCCATGCGATCCGAAATCAGCAAACTGCATAAGCGGTTAGACACGACTTTTGTGTATGTCACTCACGATCAGACAGAGGCAATGACGATGGGAGACCGTATCTGTGTGATGAAGGATGGTATCATTCAGCAGTTTGACATACCGCAGGTGCTGTATAGCGCACCGTGTAACCTGTTTGTTGCCGGATTTATCGGGTCTCCGCAAATGAATTTTATGGAAGCACAGGTCGCGGAAGAAAACGGGAAACTCTATGCAAAGTTTGCAGGAACGGCACTGCCAATGACCCGGGAAAAATCAGAAAAGCTGCAGGAGTATATTGGGAAGACAGTAATTTTAGGCATTCGCCCCGAGGATTTCCTGCCGGCGGGCGGCAAAGAGGCGGGGACGATTACCGCATATGTGGATCTGGTGGAACCGATGGGTGCAGAGATGAACCTGTATCTGCAGTGCAATGAGAAGAAGATGGTGGTCCGCATGCCGGGAGAATATCAGGTAAAAGAGGAAACAGAATGTACGCTGGCGGTGAAAGCGGACAAGATTCATGTGTTTGACAAAGATACGCAACTGGCGATCTGCCACTGA
- a CDS encoding ABC transporter substrate-binding protein has product MKKKVAAGVLAFSMVVTGLAGCGKTEDTKPQDGGTDQTTESEPAETETEGATEKKQVVLWHSNVSPEVEPFEKMLAEFNAQSDTVEVVTEWVPREEQTKQLTIGNMAGELPDMVYVDNPEVINYGEMGVFQDISGLYDEWEDNQLLDLIQNSCVYDGKMYGVPYICNNLALFYNKDMLAEAGVEPPTTWDELVEAAKATTKDNVYGLAYSAIKNAECTFQFMPFLWSAEGDWTEMDSENSIRALDYYANFVKEGYTNKEVLNWSQADVCKQFGSGNCAMMINGSWNVGTLRNDYADVNWGVVPIPVDKVNASCLGGEAICITKDADAEACMEFIEYFVGPEVNPGFAKSITKFSPRADIDNETEWGDDAEMKVFADGLEYTRPRGPYPKWTEVDNAIIEACQSVLTGSKTAEQAGKDAAAAIKAIDETLQ; this is encoded by the coding sequence ATGAAGAAAAAAGTAGCAGCAGGCGTATTGGCATTTTCAATGGTTGTTACCGGTTTGGCGGGCTGCGGCAAAACCGAAGACACCAAGCCTCAGGATGGCGGCACGGATCAGACGACAGAGAGTGAACCGGCAGAGACAGAAACAGAAGGCGCCACAGAGAAGAAACAGGTTGTTCTATGGCACAGCAACGTCTCACCGGAGGTGGAACCTTTCGAGAAAATGCTGGCGGAATTTAACGCGCAGAGTGACACCGTGGAAGTAGTGACTGAATGGGTTCCGCGGGAAGAACAGACGAAACAGCTCACGATCGGCAATATGGCGGGAGAGCTTCCGGACATGGTTTACGTCGATAACCCGGAGGTTATCAACTATGGGGAGATGGGTGTCTTCCAGGATATCAGCGGACTGTACGATGAATGGGAAGACAATCAGCTGCTGGATCTGATTCAAAACTCCTGTGTATATGACGGAAAGATGTATGGAGTGCCGTACATCTGCAACAACCTGGCGTTGTTCTACAATAAAGACATGCTGGCAGAAGCCGGCGTAGAGCCGCCGACAACATGGGATGAGCTTGTGGAAGCGGCAAAAGCGACGACAAAAGATAATGTATACGGTCTGGCATATTCCGCGATTAAAAATGCCGAGTGCACCTTCCAGTTCATGCCGTTCCTATGGTCGGCAGAAGGCGACTGGACCGAGATGGATTCGGAAAACAGTATCCGCGCACTGGACTATTACGCAAATTTTGTGAAAGAAGGATACACCAATAAAGAAGTTTTGAACTGGTCACAGGCAGACGTATGTAAGCAGTTCGGCTCCGGCAACTGTGCGATGATGATCAATGGATCCTGGAATGTCGGTACACTGCGCAATGATTATGCCGATGTAAACTGGGGCGTCGTGCCGATTCCGGTTGACAAAGTCAATGCTTCCTGTCTGGGCGGTGAAGCGATCTGTATCACCAAGGATGCCGATGCAGAGGCATGCATGGAATTTATCGAGTATTTCGTAGGACCGGAAGTGAATCCGGGATTTGCCAAGAGCATCACAAAATTCTCTCCGCGTGCGGACATTGATAATGAGACGGAGTGGGGAGACGATGCGGAGATGAAAGTGTTTGCAGACGGGCTTGAATATACAAGACCGCGCGGGCCTTATCCAAAATGGACAGAGGTTGACAATGCGATCATTGAAGCGTGCCAGAGTGTTCTGACAGGTTCCAAGACAGCGGAACAGGCAGGAAAGGATGCTGCGGCGGCCATTAAAGCAATTGACGAAACGTTACAATAG
- a CDS encoding carbohydrate ABC transporter permease — MKKRRLCLDERKRGILFGNCYILPALIFMIALIGYPIFYNIYISFFDMTAQSVGQGHSAFIGLENYIRIFQDPTMKKALFNTFFFTVCCIFFQFVIGFAFAVFFSQKFKAARYIKGLLVIGYMMPMTVVALLWKFMLSPSNGIINTILVNLHIIGQPLEWLMDGSTVMWGLIIVNTWVGIPFNMLLLSTGLDNVPEEIYESANIDGANPIQRFFYITIPMIKQSIFSVLLLGFVYTFKVFDLVYVATGGGPVDASEVLSTYSYNLSFKTYYFGQGAAVANVLFICLFVVALIYLKVIGKEEVN; from the coding sequence ATGAAAAAAAGAAGATTATGCCTCGACGAGCGGAAAAGAGGAATTCTCTTCGGAAACTGCTATATACTGCCCGCGTTGATTTTTATGATTGCCCTGATCGGGTATCCTATTTTTTATAATATTTATATCAGTTTTTTTGACATGACAGCGCAGAGCGTAGGACAGGGGCATTCGGCCTTTATCGGTCTTGAGAATTACATCAGGATTTTTCAGGATCCAACGATGAAAAAAGCACTGTTCAACACGTTTTTCTTTACCGTGTGCTGTATTTTTTTCCAGTTTGTCATCGGATTCGCATTTGCGGTTTTCTTCAGTCAGAAATTTAAGGCGGCGAGATATATAAAAGGTCTGCTGGTGATCGGCTATATGATGCCGATGACGGTTGTGGCGTTACTTTGGAAATTTATGCTCAGTCCGTCGAACGGTATTATCAATACCATTTTAGTGAATTTACATATCATCGGGCAGCCTCTCGAGTGGCTGATGGACGGCAGCACGGTAATGTGGGGGCTGATCATTGTGAATACATGGGTCGGTATTCCGTTTAATATGCTGCTGCTCTCGACTGGACTCGATAATGTGCCGGAAGAGATCTATGAAAGCGCCAATATAGACGGAGCGAATCCCATCCAGAGGTTTTTCTACATTACCATACCAATGATTAAGCAGTCAATTTTCTCAGTACTGCTGCTGGGATTTGTCTATACGTTCAAGGTGTTTGACCTTGTGTATGTGGCGACAGGCGGAGGCCCGGTCGATGCCTCGGAAGTCTTGTCCACGTATTCCTATAATTTGTCATTTAAGACCTATTATTTTGGACAGGGTGCTGCGGTAGCCAATGTGCTGTTTATATGCCTGTTTGTGGTGGCGCTGATCTATCTGAAAGTGATTGGAAAGGAAGAGGTGAATTAA
- a CDS encoding carbohydrate ABC transporter permease has translation MRKERTRNMVNTLIAIVIAMIFLFPIYWIFISSLKSDAEIFANAQTWWPREMHLENYVNQFQNKTGTANIMTQFKNSWIIALSSMVISLVLSIPASYGLSRFRLPGKKVMLMMFLVTQMLPASLILTPLFLIFSKIGILNSYLGPILATSTISIPFVIMVLRPIFLACPYEIEEAARIDGCNHFTAFLRVTLPVCKSGIITAAAFSFIFAWNDLIYSITFNNKAELLPMTSGIYQFMDAYGTQWNMIMAYGVVTVLPIVVIFIFLQKHIVGGLAGGAVKG, from the coding sequence ATGAGGAAAGAACGAACACGCAACATGGTGAATACGTTGATTGCGATTGTAATTGCCATGATATTTCTTTTTCCGATCTACTGGATTTTCATTTCCTCTTTAAAAAGTGATGCGGAAATATTTGCAAATGCTCAGACGTGGTGGCCCAGGGAAATGCATCTGGAAAACTATGTGAACCAGTTCCAGAATAAGACCGGTACGGCAAATATCATGACGCAGTTTAAAAACAGCTGGATCATTGCACTTAGTTCGATGGTGATCTCTCTGGTGCTCTCGATACCTGCGAGTTATGGTCTCTCAAGGTTTCGCCTGCCGGGGAAAAAGGTGATGCTGATGATGTTTCTCGTTACGCAGATGCTGCCTGCCTCACTGATACTGACGCCGCTGTTTCTGATATTCAGCAAAATAGGAATTCTGAATTCCTATCTGGGGCCGATTCTGGCTACTTCGACCATATCGATTCCGTTTGTCATCATGGTGCTGCGACCGATATTCCTCGCATGCCCATATGAAATAGAGGAGGCTGCGCGTATTGACGGCTGCAATCATTTCACGGCTTTTCTGCGTGTAACACTGCCGGTCTGCAAGAGCGGGATCATCACGGCCGCGGCATTTTCCTTTATCTTTGCATGGAATGATCTGATCTATTCCATCACCTTTAATAACAAAGCAGAGCTGCTGCCGATGACTTCCGGCATTTATCAGTTCATGGATGCCTATGGCACACAGTGGAATATGATCATGGCATACGGTGTGGTCACAGTATTGCCAATTGTAGTTATTTTTATTTTCCTGCAGAAGCATATCGTAGGGGGACTGGCAGGAGGAGCCGTAAAAGGCTAA
- a CDS encoding glycoside hydrolase family 31 protein has protein sequence MKGIVYREGNRLVWKYDDERLWIEPWGRDSLRVRVTHLYEMPGQDWALLSVKETEAVIEITEDAATITNGNITAVCDDLGRLTFTNEKGEVLLKERWEDRAVDVDMMATDNYARVMKSFGGSIPEAAMTFEANEEEKIFGMGQRQLSFLELKGAELELCHKNSQSSIPFYISNKGYGFLWNNPAVGTVSFAKNLTRWTAKATKTIDYWVTAGETPAKLIENYTEVTGRSGHFPHFASGFWQSKLRYRTQEQVLEAAREYKRRGLPISVIVIDFFHWKHQGDWSFDPEYFPDPKAMVEELERMGIKLMVSVWPTVDPYSENYAEMKQKGYLTQVNRGVRTQYHCLGAQVFYDPTTEEAQNYMYEKLKKNYGQYGIEVFWLDEAEPEFQHYDFDNYRFRMGAAQEVAGIYPICYIRALYDGQVKDGVEGPINLTRSAWAGSQRYNALVWSGDIYSSFRSFRMQMKAGLNAGLSGIPWWTSDIGGFWGGDPKDPAFRELLVRWFQFGVFSPVCRLHGHRKPSGTLPEIEDSGMFDFTTCGPNEIWSYGEENYEILKELLYLRERLRPYVEGLMEEASLNGSPALRTLFYNYPQDETCWEIEDQLMLGSDLLAAPVLYEGMREREVYLPKGDCWIDYYSGDEYEGGQTICCQTPLSVIPCFLRKGSGLYEVIKA, from the coding sequence ATGAAAGGTATTGTATATCGGGAAGGAAACCGACTCGTTTGGAAATATGATGATGAGAGGCTCTGGATTGAACCGTGGGGAAGAGACAGCCTGCGGGTGCGCGTGACGCATCTCTACGAGATGCCCGGGCAGGACTGGGCGCTGCTGTCCGTGAAAGAGACGGAGGCGGTTATTGAAATTACAGAAGATGCCGCGACGATAACGAATGGAAACATTACCGCTGTATGCGATGACTTGGGAAGGCTGACCTTTACCAATGAAAAAGGGGAAGTTCTGTTGAAGGAACGCTGGGAAGACCGTGCAGTGGACGTTGATATGATGGCGACGGATAATTATGCGAGAGTTATGAAGAGCTTTGGGGGATCCATACCGGAAGCAGCCATGACCTTCGAGGCAAACGAGGAGGAAAAGATTTTTGGTATGGGACAGCGGCAGCTCTCATTTCTGGAATTAAAGGGTGCAGAGCTGGAACTGTGCCATAAGAATTCACAGTCATCCATTCCCTTTTATATTTCAAATAAAGGATACGGTTTTTTGTGGAACAACCCTGCCGTGGGAACGGTAAGTTTTGCTAAGAACCTGACCAGGTGGACGGCAAAAGCAACCAAAACGATTGATTACTGGGTGACCGCAGGAGAAACTCCGGCGAAACTGATCGAAAACTATACGGAAGTCACCGGCCGCTCCGGTCATTTTCCGCATTTTGCTTCCGGTTTCTGGCAGTCCAAGCTTCGCTACCGGACACAGGAACAGGTACTGGAAGCAGCACGGGAGTATAAAAGACGCGGACTCCCGATTTCAGTGATCGTCATAGACTTTTTCCACTGGAAGCACCAGGGGGACTGGAGTTTTGATCCCGAGTATTTTCCGGATCCGAAGGCAATGGTGGAAGAACTGGAACGCATGGGCATTAAACTGATGGTATCCGTGTGGCCGACGGTTGATCCATACAGTGAAAATTATGCCGAGATGAAACAAAAGGGGTATCTCACACAGGTCAACCGCGGCGTCAGAACACAGTATCACTGTCTGGGAGCGCAGGTCTTCTATGATCCGACGACGGAGGAAGCGCAGAACTATATGTATGAAAAGCTGAAGAAAAATTATGGTCAGTATGGGATCGAGGTATTCTGGCTGGATGAAGCAGAGCCGGAATTTCAGCATTATGATTTTGATAATTACCGTTTTCGGATGGGAGCGGCACAGGAGGTCGCCGGTATTTATCCGATCTGCTATATAAGGGCTCTTTACGACGGACAGGTGAAAGACGGTGTCGAGGGACCGATCAATCTGACACGCAGTGCATGGGCGGGGAGTCAGAGGTATAACGCGCTTGTCTGGTCGGGAGATATCTATTCCTCCTTTCGCTCCTTCCGCATGCAGATGAAGGCCGGATTAAATGCCGGACTTTCCGGTATTCCCTGGTGGACGAGTGATATCGGCGGGTTCTGGGGCGGCGATCCGAAAGATCCTGCGTTCCGGGAATTACTGGTCCGCTGGTTCCAGTTCGGTGTGTTTTCGCCGGTATGCCGTTTGCATGGTCACAGGAAGCCATCCGGTACACTGCCGGAAATCGAAGACAGCGGCATGTTTGATTTTACGACATGCGGTCCAAATGAGATCTGGAGTTATGGTGAAGAGAATTATGAAATCTTAAAAGAGCTTCTGTATTTAAGAGAAAGACTACGCCCTTATGTGGAGGGCTTAATGGAGGAAGCATCTCTGAATGGCTCCCCGGCTCTGCGGACTCTGTTCTACAATTATCCGCAGGATGAAACATGCTGGGAAATCGAGGATCAGCTGATGCTGGGTTCTGATCTGCTGGCAGCACCGGTCCTGTATGAAGGGATGCGTGAACGGGAAGTGTATCTGCCGAAGGGAGACTGCTGGATTGACTATTATTCAGGAGACGAATATGAGGGCGGACAGACGATCTGCTGTCAGACACCTCTCTCTGTCATACCGTGTTTCCTGAGAAAAGGTTCCGGTCTGTATGAAGTGATAAAGGCTTAG
- a CDS encoding glycoside hydrolase family 127 protein, with product MKNRLKAPRPAEVKIADDFWSPYISRVRDIMIPYQWKILNDQVEHAAPSHCIENFRIAAGESEGEYYGAVFQDTDLAKWLEAVAYSLALRPDEELERLADSAIDLIGRAQQEDGYLDTYYTIKEPGMRWTNLREGHELYTAGHLIEAAVAYYQATGKQKFLRIMCRTADLIDEVFGKEEGKIDGFPGHPEIELALIRLYHVTDEPRYLKLAKYFVDARCGSPNCFDREAKSPGFHHIFPEFEHLGYNNAQAHLPVRKQKTADGHAVRAVYLYAAMADLGCECDDPSLLEACRTLYDNITNRQMFLTGSIGAAADGECFTCDYDLPNNYNYSETCASIGLAMFSLRMLQIERDGKYADTVERALYNTVLSGMALSGKEFFYVNPQEAVPEHLRTNRTLRHVLPKRRPWLGVACCPPNIARTLMSLGQYIYGADEETVYIQMFISNEVQFTFGRKRVTIAMETAYPYGDTVVIRVKNPDNARFKLAIRKPGWSKDISITQNGREQKTRLEKGFCFVEEQILDQSVIQIGLDMKPMLVQAHPRVRQNVGKAAIVRGPLVYCLEETDNGDNLGAIVISGNAELNLEYLPDLFDGVMTITANARRIREDVWEDRLYQQCTEDETISCRIRAIPYCLWNNRGTGEMLIWIHRR from the coding sequence ATGAAGAACAGACTAAAGGCTCCACGCCCGGCGGAGGTGAAAATAGCAGATGATTTCTGGTCTCCTTATATTTCACGTGTACGGGACATTATGATTCCATATCAGTGGAAAATATTGAATGATCAGGTTGAACATGCGGCGCCGAGCCACTGCATAGAGAATTTTAGAATAGCGGCAGGTGAGAGCGAAGGGGAATATTACGGGGCTGTCTTTCAGGATACAGATCTGGCAAAGTGGCTGGAGGCGGTGGCATACAGCCTGGCACTTCGGCCGGATGAAGAACTGGAAAGGCTGGCAGATTCGGCGATCGATTTGATCGGCAGGGCGCAGCAGGAGGATGGATATCTCGATACCTATTATACGATTAAAGAACCGGGGATGCGCTGGACGAACCTGCGGGAGGGTCATGAGCTCTATACGGCAGGTCATCTGATCGAGGCGGCCGTCGCGTATTATCAGGCGACAGGGAAACAAAAGTTTCTTAGGATCATGTGCAGGACGGCGGATTTGATCGATGAGGTTTTCGGAAAAGAGGAAGGGAAGATCGACGGATTTCCGGGACATCCGGAGATCGAACTTGCGCTCATCAGGCTGTATCACGTGACAGATGAACCACGTTATCTGAAGCTGGCAAAATACTTTGTGGATGCGCGCTGCGGTTCCCCCAACTGTTTTGACCGGGAAGCAAAGAGTCCCGGGTTCCATCATATCTTCCCGGAATTTGAACACCTGGGATATAACAATGCACAGGCGCATCTTCCGGTTCGTAAGCAAAAAACTGCGGATGGACATGCCGTCCGGGCCGTCTACCTGTATGCTGCAATGGCAGATCTGGGCTGTGAATGCGACGATCCGAGTCTGCTTGAGGCTTGCCGGACGTTGTATGACAATATCACAAACAGACAGATGTTCCTGACAGGTTCCATCGGGGCAGCGGCGGATGGAGAATGCTTTACCTGCGACTATGATCTGCCGAATAATTACAATTATTCAGAGACATGTGCATCAATCGGGCTTGCCATGTTTTCGCTGAGGATGCTGCAGATCGAGCGGGACGGGAAATATGCGGATACTGTTGAAAGGGCTTTGTATAATACCGTTCTCAGCGGAATGGCACTGAGTGGTAAGGAGTTTTTTTATGTGAATCCGCAGGAGGCAGTGCCGGAGCATCTGCGCACCAACCGTACGCTGCGTCATGTACTGCCAAAGCGGCGTCCGTGGCTGGGAGTGGCATGCTGTCCGCCCAATATTGCGAGAACGCTGATGTCACTGGGACAATATATCTACGGTGCTGACGAGGAAACAGTCTATATTCAGATGTTTATTTCAAATGAAGTACAGTTTACCTTTGGCAGAAAACGGGTGACGATTGCCATGGAGACGGCCTATCCCTATGGGGATACCGTTGTTATCCGGGTGAAGAATCCGGATAACGCCCGGTTTAAACTGGCCATACGCAAGCCCGGCTGGAGTAAGGACATCTCAATTACTCAAAATGGCAGGGAGCAAAAAACTCGATTGGAAAAGGGATTTTGCTTCGTGGAAGAACAGATTTTGGACCAGAGCGTCATCCAAATCGGGCTGGATATGAAGCCCATGCTGGTTCAGGCGCATCCCCGGGTGCGCCAGAATGTGGGAAAGGCCGCGATTGTGAGAGGGCCGCTGGTATATTGTCTGGAAGAAACTGACAACGGAGATAACCTGGGGGCAATTGTGATTTCCGGTAATGCAGAATTGAATCTGGAATATTTGCCGGATTTATTTGATGGTGTGATGACAATTACGGCTAACGCCAGGCGCATCCGCGAAGACGTATGGGAAGACAGGCTGTATCAGCAATGTACAGAGGATGAGACGATATCCTGCAGGATTCGCGCGATTCCATATTGCCTGTGGAACAACCGGGGAACCGGTGAAATGCTGATATGGATTCACAGAAGGTGA